The following proteins are encoded in a genomic region of Anaerolineales bacterium:
- the tatC gene encoding twin-arginine translocase subunit TatC, whose protein sequence is MRRVGAILKGLILAPIRALLFPFQRFNRWLSQEPEETAAAEAIGRAFSQPGLLVEHLAALRGHLIRSAAVFMLATIAAFAFAASVVDWMAKPIGGIGALQAIEVTESVSAFMRVSLMCGAVIALPYIGFELFAFINPGLTKRERTVVLISVPLSLLLLLTGMAFAYYVMLPVALPFLLNFMGITTIPRPSNYIRFVTGTMFWMGVTFQTPLVVYILAMIGLVTAGALRRSWRYAIVGIAVLAAAITPTVDPVNMGLVMGPMIVLFFLSIGMASLAERSRRRRQARPEAP, encoded by the coding sequence ATGCGGCGGGTGGGCGCCATCCTCAAGGGACTGATCCTGGCCCCGATCCGGGCGCTCCTCTTCCCGTTCCAGCGGTTCAACCGCTGGTTGTCACAGGAACCGGAAGAGACCGCCGCCGCCGAGGCAATCGGTCGAGCCTTTAGCCAGCCTGGCCTGCTGGTCGAACACCTGGCGGCGCTGCGCGGCCATCTGATCCGCTCGGCGGCTGTGTTCATGCTCGCCACCATCGCCGCTTTCGCCTTCGCGGCCTCGGTGGTGGATTGGATGGCGAAGCCAATCGGCGGGATCGGAGCCCTGCAGGCGATCGAAGTGACCGAGTCGGTTAGCGCCTTCATGCGCGTCTCGCTGATGTGCGGGGCGGTCATCGCCTTACCCTACATCGGGTTCGAGCTGTTCGCCTTCATCAATCCGGGACTGACCAAGCGGGAACGTACGGTTGTCCTGATCTCGGTGCCGCTCTCGCTCCTGCTGCTGCTGACCGGGATGGCCTTCGCCTACTACGTCATGCTGCCGGTGGCCCTGCCTTTCCTGCTCAACTTCATGGGCATCACCACCATCCCGCGTCCGTCTAACTACATCCGTTTCGTCACCGGCACGATGTTCTGGATGGGCGTCACCTTCCAGACCCCGCTGGTGGTGTACATTCTGGCGATGATCGGCTTGGTGACCGCCGGGGCGCTGCGGCGAAGCTGGCGCTATGCCATCGTCGGTATTGCCGTGCTAGCCGCAGCCATCACCCCAACCGTCGATCCAGTCAACATGGGCCTGGTGATGGGGCCGATGATCGTGCTGTTCTTCCTCAGCATCGGCATGGCGTCGCTGGCCGAGCGCTCCCGGCGCCGCCGCCAGGCTCGCCCCGAGGCCCCCTGA